One Suncus etruscus isolate mSunEtr1 chromosome 13, mSunEtr1.pri.cur, whole genome shotgun sequence genomic region harbors:
- the PAQR9 gene encoding membrane progestin receptor epsilon — translation MPRRLHARGAAGARAPPPADPAEAAARPHPAASGDPAASAKALLRWDEVPDDFVECFILSGYRRLPCTAQECLASVLKPTNETLNFWTHFIPLLLFGSKFGRLFFLGGGGGDLPFHHPGLLPLWCYASGVLLTFAMSCTAHVFSCLSLRLRAAFFYLDYASISYYGFGSTVAYYYYLLPGLSLLDARVMTPYVQQRLGWHVDCTRLIALYRALVLPVAFVLAVACTVACCKSRTDWCTYPFALRTFVFVMPLSMACPIMLESWLFDLRGENPTLFVHFYRRYFWLVVAAFFNVSKIPERFQPGLFDIIGHSHQLFHIFTFLSIYDQVHYVEEGLRQFLKAPPAAPTFSGTVGYMLLLVVCLGLVIRKFLNHSEFRSKK, via the coding sequence ATGCCTCGGCGCCTCCACGCCCGGGGGGCCGCGGGCGCCAGGGCTCCTCCTCCGGCTGACCCCGCCGAGGCGGCCGCGCGCCCGCACCCCGCCGCCTCCGGGGACCCCGCGGCGTCGGCCAAGGCGCTGCTGCGCTGGGACGAGGTGCCCGACGACTTCGTGGAGTGCTTCATCCTGTCGGGCTaccggcgcttgccttgcaccgCGCAGGAGTGCCTGGCGTCCGTGCTGAAGCCCACCAACGAGACGCTCAACTTCTGGACGCACTTCATCCCGCTGCTGCTGTTCGGGAGCAAATTCGGCCGCCTCTTCTTcctgggcggcggcggcggggaccTGCCCTTTCACCACCCCGGCTTGCTGCCCTTGTGGTGCTACGCGTCCGGGGTGCTGCTGACCTTCGCCATGAGCTGCACGGCGCACGTGTTCAGCTGTCTGTCTCTGCGCCTCCGCGCCGCCTTCTTCTACCTGGACTACGCCTCCATCAGCTACTACGGCTTCGGCAGCACCGTGGCCTACTACTACTACCTGCTGCCCGGCCTCAGCCTGCTGGACGCGCGCGTCATGACCCCCTACGTGCAGCAGCGCCTGGGCTGGCATGTGGACTGCACGCGCCTCATCGCCCTGTACCGTGCGCTCGTGCTGCCCGTGGCCTTCGTGCTGGCCGTGGCCTGCACCGTGGCCTGCTGCAAGAGCCGCACCGACTGGTGCACCTACCCGTTCGCCCTGCGCACCTTCGTCTTCGTCATGCCCCTCAGCATGGCCTGCCCCATCATGCTGGAGAGCTGGCTCTTCGACCTGCGGGGCGAGAACCCCACGCTCTTCGTGCATTTCTACCGACGCTACTTCTGGCTGGTGGTGGCCGCCTTCTTCAACGTCAGCAAGATCCCCGAGCGCTTCCAGCCGGGCCTCTTCGACATCATCGGCCACAGCCACCAACTCTTCCACATCTTCACCTTCCTCAGCATCTATGACCAGGTGCACTACGTGGAGGAGGGCCTGCGCCAGTTCCTCAAGGCGCCCCCCGCGGCGCCCACCTTCTCGGGCACGGTGGGCTACATGCTGCTGCTAGTGGTCTGCCTGGGTCTGGTCATTCGGAAATTCCTGAACCACAGCGAATTCCGCAGTAAAAAGTGA